A stretch of Caldanaerobius polysaccharolyticus DSM 13641 DNA encodes these proteins:
- a CDS encoding 2-isopropylmalate synthase, translated as MGVNDVIVYDTTLRDGEQTPGVSLNAAEKLEIAKQLKNLNVDVIEAGFPIASRGDFEAVKLIAAEVRGVGVSALARASKADIDRAYEALKGAEHPRIHVFIATSDIHLKHKLKMSREEALNRAVDMVAYARSKIGEVQFSAEDATRSDWDYLAKVYESVIEAGATIINIPDTVGYTTPGEFAQLINYLKTHVRNIDKAIMSVHCHNDLGMAVANSLTAAYHGVKQIEVTVNGLGERAGNASLEEVVMALNTRKDYYKRDVRVNTQQIYRTSKLVSTLTGISVQPNKAIVGANAFAHEAGIHQHGVLSERSTYEIMTPESIGLSHNNIVLGKHSGRHAFEAKLKELGYDLDADAINRAFERFKDLADKKKTILDQDIEAIVENKAISVPEIYQLEFVQISSGTNVTPTATVGIRREGNVMQAADCGDGPVDAVFKAIEKAVGQQVELQDYFLKSVTGGKDALGEVTVKIGKNGKTFLGHGLSIDVIEASARAFISAINRMMVELSYSNDSEEGVK; from the coding sequence GTGGGGGTCAACGACGTTATAGTATACGATACCACATTAAGGGATGGAGAGCAGACCCCAGGCGTCAGCTTAAATGCCGCTGAGAAGCTGGAGATCGCAAAACAGCTCAAAAACCTGAACGTAGACGTCATAGAGGCGGGGTTTCCTATTGCATCCCGAGGAGATTTTGAGGCGGTAAAGTTGATTGCCGCTGAGGTCAGGGGCGTGGGGGTATCAGCCCTGGCCCGGGCCTCAAAGGCAGATATCGACAGGGCCTACGAGGCGTTGAAAGGAGCTGAACATCCTAGAATACACGTGTTCATCGCTACCTCGGATATACACCTAAAGCACAAGCTTAAAATGAGCAGGGAAGAGGCGTTGAATAGAGCTGTGGATATGGTGGCGTATGCCAGGTCCAAGATCGGCGAAGTTCAGTTCTCTGCGGAAGATGCCACCAGAAGCGATTGGGATTATCTCGCAAAAGTTTATGAGAGCGTCATTGAGGCAGGGGCTACCATAATCAACATACCGGATACCGTAGGGTATACGACTCCCGGGGAATTTGCCCAGCTTATAAATTACCTAAAAACCCACGTAAGAAACATCGATAAGGCGATTATGAGCGTCCACTGCCACAATGACCTGGGCATGGCTGTGGCCAATTCCCTCACCGCTGCGTATCATGGGGTAAAGCAGATTGAAGTCACTGTAAACGGCCTGGGGGAAAGGGCCGGAAACGCGTCGCTGGAAGAGGTAGTTATGGCCTTAAATACCAGAAAGGACTACTACAAGAGAGATGTGCGCGTAAACACCCAGCAGATTTACAGGACCAGCAAGCTCGTAAGCACATTGACAGGTATAAGCGTGCAGCCCAATAAGGCGATCGTGGGTGCCAACGCCTTTGCCCATGAGGCAGGTATACACCAGCACGGCGTTTTGAGCGAGAGAAGCACCTACGAGATAATGACTCCTGAATCCATCGGCTTGAGCCACAACAACATCGTACTAGGTAAGCACTCGGGTAGACACGCCTTTGAGGCCAAGCTAAAAGAGCTGGGATATGATCTGGACGCTGACGCTATAAACAGGGCATTTGAGCGCTTTAAGGATCTCGCTGATAAGAAAAAGACCATATTGGACCAGGATATCGAAGCCATTGTGGAAAACAAGGCCATAAGTGTACCGGAGATCTATCAGCTGGAATTCGTCCAGATATCGTCGGGTACCAACGTGACGCCTACGGCTACGGTGGGCATAAGGCGAGAGGGAAATGTGATGCAGGCTGCTGATTGCGGCGATGGCCCTGTAGACGCTGTTTTTAAAGCCATAGAAAAGGCCGTGGGTCAACAGGTGGAATTGCAGGACTATTTCTTGAAATCTGTGACAGGCGGTAAAGATGCGCTGGGCGAGGTAACTGTCAAGATAGGGAAAAACGGCAAGACGTTTTTAGGCCATGGCCTGAGCATAGACGTGATAGAGGCCAGCGCCAGGGCTTTTATAAGCGCCATAAACAGGATGATGGTCGAGCTGTCTTATAGCAACGATAGTGAGGAAGGTGTGAAGTAA
- the ilvC gene encoding ketol-acid reductoisomerase has translation MTKMYYDEDANLDLLKGKKIAVIGYGSQGRAHALNLKDSSLDVVVGLYKGSKSWGKAESDGLTVLETGEAAKAADVIMILIPDEKQAQMYKESIEPNLKEGDILAFAHGFNIHFHQIVPPEYVDVIMVAPKGPGHLVRRVYEEGMGVPDLIAVYQDYSGKAKDYALAYAKGIGGTRAGVIETTFKEETETDLFGEQAVLCGGITELIKAGFETLVEAGYQPEIAYFECLHEMKLIVDLIYEGGFSKMRYSISDTAEFGDYMTGKRIITEETRKEMKEVLKEIQNGEFAKKWLLENKVGRPVFNAIRERERNQLIEKVGSELRSMMSWLKKD, from the coding sequence ATGACGAAGATGTATTATGATGAGGACGCCAATCTGGATTTGCTTAAAGGCAAGAAGATAGCGGTTATAGGCTATGGCAGCCAAGGCAGGGCTCACGCATTGAATCTAAAAGACAGCAGCCTTGACGTGGTGGTTGGCCTGTACAAAGGCAGCAAATCGTGGGGAAAAGCTGAAAGCGACGGCCTTACAGTTTTGGAAACAGGGGAAGCGGCAAAGGCTGCCGATGTTATAATGATACTGATACCTGATGAGAAACAGGCTCAGATGTACAAAGAGAGCATAGAGCCTAACTTAAAGGAGGGGGATATACTGGCTTTTGCCCATGGTTTTAATATCCATTTCCATCAGATAGTTCCCCCTGAGTACGTGGACGTCATCATGGTAGCTCCAAAGGGGCCAGGGCATCTGGTGAGAAGGGTTTATGAAGAAGGCATGGGTGTGCCCGACCTCATAGCGGTGTACCAGGATTATTCGGGTAAAGCCAAGGATTACGCGCTGGCTTATGCCAAGGGCATCGGTGGAACCAGGGCAGGGGTTATAGAGACCACATTTAAAGAGGAGACCGAAACAGACCTCTTTGGCGAACAGGCGGTGCTGTGCGGCGGTATAACAGAGCTTATAAAGGCGGGCTTTGAGACTCTGGTGGAAGCCGGTTATCAGCCTGAGATCGCTTATTTTGAGTGCTTACACGAGATGAAGCTGATCGTTGACCTCATATACGAAGGCGGATTCAGCAAGATGAGGTATTCTATAAGCGACACCGCCGAGTTCGGCGATTATATGACAGGCAAGAGGATAATAACCGAAGAGACCAGAAAAGAGATGAAAGAGGTGTTGAAAGAGATCCAGAACGGCGAGTTTGCGAAGAAATGGCTTTTAGAAAACAAGGTAGGCAGACCTGTGTTTAACGCCATAAGGGAGAGGGAGAGAAATCAGCTTATAGAGAAAGTAGGCAGTGAGCTGAGGAGCATGATGTCCTGGCTGAAAAAAGATTGA
- the ilvN gene encoding acetolactate synthase small subunit gives MKHVLAVLVNNHPGVLSRVAGLFSRRGFNIESLAVGTTEDPDISRITIVVDGDDYVVNQISMQLYKLIDVIKVQDLSRTDNVGRELVLFKVSFDSSNRDDIMHIIEIFRAKVIDVSRNSMIIEATGDLEKVNALEELLRQFEILEIVRTGLVSLERGDKVLKNYEEEINDDEDVL, from the coding sequence ATCAAGCATGTTTTAGCTGTTTTAGTTAACAACCATCCGGGTGTTTTGTCGCGGGTGGCTGGCCTTTTCAGCAGGAGGGGTTTTAACATTGAGAGCCTGGCGGTGGGCACCACCGAGGACCCCGATATATCTAGGATAACCATCGTTGTAGATGGCGATGACTATGTGGTCAACCAGATATCTATGCAGCTGTATAAGTTGATCGATGTTATCAAAGTTCAGGATCTGAGCCGTACGGACAATGTGGGAAGGGAACTGGTCTTATTTAAAGTCTCTTTTGATTCATCCAACAGGGATGATATCATGCATATCATTGAGATTTTCAGGGCCAAGGTTATCGATGTTTCCAGAAATTCTATGATCATAGAAGCCACAGGAGATTTAGAGAAGGTAAATGCACTGGAGGAGCTTCTGAGGCAATTTGAAATACTGGAGATTGTGAGAACAGGTCTGGTGTCATTGGAACGGGGAGATAAGGTGTTAAAAAATTACGAGGAGGAGATTAACGATGACGAAGATGTATTATGA
- a CDS encoding MFS transporter: MDIAKRYYRRNAFLIFIDPALFMNGMTFLSITAVIPYFLIKLGASNTQISIANVLVSLGTLIPQLFIAKVVQGMRYKSVNFTWVLLAQRFIFAAYVFTIPFFAVKNPRLSIVMFLIFWGVFSFFVGTYSPFYFSIMTKVIPYDKRGSLLGNSYAFGSITALMSSYLLNVLLNKLRFPLNYTAVFGLGVFILIVDALLFAIIKEPPDEQVTKGGSIKDFFKEIPVILKENGHFRNSVIAYVFIVIANVSLSYYAVYATRAFHASPSDIAAFTAISLGANVVSNILLGQLSSKKGHRAVLMVSTVLGICASISVLLIRSLIGIFVAFTLSTVLSSGYALSSGILISKYVEQGSISTYVAINNTITMFFSTLMFMLSGRLIDAFGFTSVFLVSLVAAVAAFLQLRYKVVDD, translated from the coding sequence ATGGATATAGCGAAGAGGTACTACAGACGTAACGCTTTCTTGATATTCATCGATCCTGCTCTGTTTATGAACGGCATGACTTTTTTATCTATAACCGCGGTGATACCGTACTTTTTGATAAAGCTTGGGGCGTCCAATACGCAGATAAGCATTGCCAACGTGCTGGTCAGTCTGGGCACCCTTATACCCCAGCTGTTTATCGCTAAAGTAGTGCAGGGTATGCGGTATAAGAGCGTAAATTTTACATGGGTGCTTCTAGCTCAGAGATTTATATTTGCAGCATATGTCTTTACTATTCCCTTTTTTGCCGTTAAAAATCCACGGCTGAGCATTGTAATGTTTCTGATATTTTGGGGTGTATTTAGCTTTTTTGTAGGCACCTATTCTCCTTTTTACTTCAGCATAATGACAAAGGTTATACCATATGACAAAAGGGGAAGTCTTTTGGGCAACTCTTACGCTTTTGGCAGCATAACGGCCCTTATGTCGTCGTATCTGTTAAACGTGCTCCTCAACAAGCTGAGGTTTCCTTTAAACTATACAGCGGTATTTGGATTGGGCGTGTTCATATTGATCGTGGATGCCTTACTGTTTGCCATCATAAAAGAACCTCCTGATGAACAGGTGACAAAAGGCGGCAGTATAAAAGATTTTTTCAAAGAAATACCTGTCATCTTAAAAGAGAATGGGCATTTTAGGAATTCCGTTATTGCCTACGTCTTTATAGTTATCGCCAACGTATCCCTATCCTATTACGCCGTGTACGCTACAAGGGCGTTTCATGCCAGCCCTTCGGATATAGCTGCTTTCACCGCCATCTCCCTGGGCGCCAATGTAGTGAGCAATATATTGCTGGGCCAGCTTTCTTCCAAAAAAGGCCATAGGGCAGTCCTTATGGTGTCTACGGTTCTTGGCATATGTGCATCCATAAGTGTATTGCTTATAAGGAGTTTGATCGGCATATTTGTAGCTTTTACGCTGAGCACGGTGCTCTCCAGCGGATACGCTTTATCCAGCGGTATTTTGATATCAAAATACGTTGAACAGGGCAGTATATCCACGTATGTGGCTATAAATAACACCATAACCATGTTTTTCTCTACCCTTATGTTTATGCTAAGCGGCAGGCTTATAGATGCTTTTGGTTTCACTTCGGTATTTTTGGTAAGCCTGGTAGCTGCTGTAGCTGCATTTTTACAGCTAAGGTATAAGGTGGTTGATGATTAA
- a CDS encoding S-layer homology domain-containing protein, whose product MSSKIMKIILYILSITSFLFTALHFLPAYSADSRPSNWALAEVEWFKDNGYADSSFFSDYQKPLTRQEAAMLFVKAYDFFAPGSSAVQTGEDAYPFTDRYAPEYRDYIEKAYELGIIKGYGDNTFGALNPVTREQMSVMIVRFLDKLAPGEFDYDKYSSYVSDFADDKDISVWAKGPLLYLNHMGIIRGVSGNRIDPKGYVTREQAMVIVNRLMTNGGILLVLQSNVDSKDVYVINSYDDLKKVIVSALMNGVDKIYLNSADGYKIKNENVVNLFLQHDMYASSIEYGSVGDVYYIKFDYGIGEKEIKETISKAHDIISQIVKPGMTDYEKELAIHDYIVTHTQYDYDNFLNNTVPEESYTAYGVLVKGTGVCQGYAAAMHMLLNMAGINTIIVTGTAKDGSSTQNHAWNIVEVGGRYYHVDATWDDPVTQDGQEILSHQYFNLNDNEMSKDHYWDRSVYPQCK is encoded by the coding sequence ATGTCATCAAAGATAATGAAGATAATATTATACATATTGTCCATTACATCCTTTTTATTTACCGCCTTACATTTCCTACCAGCGTATTCAGCGGATTCCAGGCCCAGCAATTGGGCATTAGCGGAAGTGGAGTGGTTTAAAGATAATGGTTATGCTGATAGCAGTTTTTTCAGCGATTATCAAAAGCCATTGACCCGGCAGGAGGCCGCCATGCTCTTTGTAAAAGCCTACGATTTTTTTGCACCAGGCTCATCTGCTGTTCAAACCGGTGAGGACGCTTATCCTTTTACTGATAGGTATGCGCCTGAGTATCGAGATTACATAGAAAAAGCCTATGAGCTTGGGATAATAAAAGGATATGGCGATAACACATTTGGCGCATTAAACCCTGTGACCAGGGAACAGATGTCTGTTATGATTGTGAGATTCTTAGATAAACTTGCGCCAGGGGAATTTGATTATGACAAATACTCATCTTATGTTTCTGATTTTGCTGATGATAAGGACATATCCGTCTGGGCTAAAGGACCGCTTCTCTATTTGAATCATATGGGCATAATACGGGGCGTTTCTGGTAACAGAATTGATCCTAAAGGCTATGTGACTAGAGAGCAGGCCATGGTCATTGTAAACAGGTTGATGACAAATGGTGGCATTCTGTTGGTTTTGCAATCAAATGTGGATTCAAAAGATGTCTATGTTATAAACTCGTATGATGATTTAAAAAAGGTCATTGTATCAGCTCTAATGAACGGTGTTGATAAAATATATTTAAACAGCGCTGATGGTTATAAAATAAAAAATGAGAATGTAGTAAATCTGTTCCTTCAACACGATATGTACGCGTCAAGTATCGAATACGGTTCTGTGGGGGATGTTTACTATATAAAGTTTGATTATGGCATAGGAGAAAAAGAGATAAAAGAGACAATCAGCAAGGCTCATGACATAATAAGTCAGATTGTAAAGCCCGGTATGACGGATTACGAAAAGGAACTGGCAATACACGATTACATAGTTACGCATACGCAATACGACTATGATAACTTTTTAAATAATACCGTTCCAGAAGAATCCTACACGGCGTATGGCGTTTTGGTAAAGGGCACAGGAGTGTGCCAGGGTTACGCTGCCGCCATGCATATGCTCCTCAACATGGCGGGCATCAACACGATAATCGTCACAGGTACAGCTAAAGACGGTTCCTCTACACAAAACCACGCTTGGAACATAGTAGAGGTGGGTGGTAGATACTATCACGTTGATGCCACGTGGGATGATCCTGTTACACAGGATGGGCAGGAGATATTGAGCCATCAGTATTTTAACCTGAACGACAACGAGATGTCTAAAGACCACTACTGGGACAGGAGTGTCTATCCTCAGTGCAAATAG
- a CDS encoding S-layer homology domain-containing protein: MRSFKKALAFVLTVALVLSSMMVFAFADTNTSTYPDVNGTDYATAVNTLTSLGIVNGYPGGTFGVDKNITRAEVAKMIVGALNLNNAANLSKSVKKFSDVKPSDWFAGYVNVAASKGIVKGYGNGKFGPNDNVTYDQVLIMLVRALGYNDNDIASAKTYADLVVAYTAKADEEGIIGDVEIVNGVPATRGDVAKLLYNALNNAKIAKTDSNGNKVDSDNVLLSKLASTATYTILATPDVDSSVSAGNVNTDKGSVATAIDLNNYLGKKVEVYVSNNSKKIVGVKSVDTSDSDVLTFTESDNSVGNTVYYKDGDTLKTVTVGDSTPVVYNGVKTTFKDVRTNQKVYAGANVTLINNDGTTGYDYMIVDNSFSSQAVRVAKDVTSSDKYINNTTSLSIDPSKTIIVKGAVSKVTDIKANDIIYYGTSIDGNKITILVVRNTVSGKVTEAGPDFIVVNGTKYTVKGISVPAVNTEGTWVLDKDNNIVYQASGTTTTTYYAVALLSDLNNAWDSKIKLFKSDGTTVVMSAVYDNVYNVSVGSGVLVDYTVNSDGKINSIEAPSGVSSVSATVYSANNRIVIDGTTYYVDSNTVLFNKKTSDNSYSVIKLSDIKDGSTNTVQLVADEYHVVKAALFTNADTSTTAETTKTVLVKTYAAIDGGVRIYVDENGVEKTYDSTRYTTSDFSKNTFYKLTFDANNKVIGKAVATAVSGVTVSDIDTTNYKVAFSNGQKLLMDNNVMIYQKNSDGTYSVKGLGDVTKDATVDYYLNDNGKVCVIVLH, translated from the coding sequence ATGAGGAGTTTTAAGAAAGCTCTTGCTTTCGTGTTGACCGTGGCCTTGGTGTTAAGCTCCATGATGGTATTTGCCTTTGCTGACACCAATACGTCCACATATCCAGACGTAAATGGCACGGATTATGCCACGGCAGTCAACACACTGACATCCCTGGGCATAGTCAACGGTTATCCTGGTGGCACCTTTGGCGTGGATAAAAATATAACCAGAGCTGAAGTTGCCAAGATGATCGTTGGAGCGCTAAACCTGAACAATGCAGCTAATCTTTCTAAATCCGTAAAGAAGTTTAGTGACGTTAAACCAAGCGATTGGTTTGCTGGTTATGTAAACGTGGCTGCATCAAAGGGAATCGTAAAGGGCTATGGCAATGGCAAATTTGGCCCCAACGACAATGTCACGTATGATCAAGTATTGATCATGCTGGTTAGGGCGCTGGGCTACAACGACAATGATATTGCATCAGCGAAAACTTATGCTGATCTGGTTGTTGCTTATACAGCAAAAGCTGATGAAGAAGGAATTATTGGTGACGTAGAGATAGTTAACGGTGTTCCTGCTACACGCGGTGATGTAGCTAAATTATTGTACAATGCGTTAAACAATGCAAAGATAGCGAAAACAGATAGCAATGGGAATAAAGTAGACAGTGACAATGTGTTATTAAGCAAACTGGCTTCAACTGCTACGTACACGATTTTAGCGACACCGGATGTTGATTCATCTGTATCAGCAGGAAATGTAAATACGGATAAAGGTAGTGTTGCAACAGCAATAGATTTGAATAATTATTTAGGTAAAAAAGTAGAGGTTTATGTAAGCAATAATTCGAAAAAGATAGTTGGAGTTAAAAGTGTTGATACATCTGACAGTGATGTATTGACATTTACAGAGAGTGACAACTCTGTCGGCAATACAGTATATTACAAAGATGGTGATACACTCAAGACTGTCACGGTGGGTGATAGTACTCCTGTTGTATATAATGGTGTAAAAACCACATTTAAAGATGTGAGAACAAACCAGAAAGTATATGCAGGTGCTAATGTTACACTTATAAATAATGATGGTACAACGGGTTATGATTATATGATTGTGGACAATTCGTTTAGTTCACAAGCTGTTCGTGTGGCAAAAGATGTGACAAGTAGTGATAAGTACATTAACAATACAACTTCATTGTCTATTGATCCTTCTAAGACGATAATTGTCAAAGGAGCTGTATCAAAAGTAACAGATATCAAAGCCAATGATATTATATACTATGGCACAAGCATTGATGGTAATAAGATAACAATCCTTGTGGTAAGGAATACAGTCAGCGGTAAAGTAACAGAGGCAGGTCCTGATTTCATTGTAGTAAATGGTACGAAATATACAGTAAAAGGTATTAGTGTACCTGCTGTTAATACAGAGGGAACTTGGGTTCTAGATAAGGATAACAATATCGTATATCAGGCATCTGGTACTACTACTACAACCTATTATGCTGTGGCGTTGTTATCGGATTTAAATAATGCGTGGGATTCTAAGATTAAATTGTTTAAATCAGATGGTACCACAGTAGTAATGAGTGCAGTATACGATAATGTATACAATGTAAGTGTAGGCTCTGGTGTTTTGGTAGACTATACTGTAAATAGCGATGGTAAGATTAATAGTATAGAAGCACCATCAGGAGTTTCATCAGTAAGTGCAACTGTATACTCGGCAAATAATAGAATAGTTATTGATGGCACTACTTATTATGTAGATAGCAACACAGTGTTATTCAACAAAAAAACTAGTGACAACTCATATAGTGTGATTAAATTATCCGACATAAAAGATGGATCGACAAATACGGTTCAGTTGGTAGCAGATGAGTACCATGTAGTAAAAGCTGCTTTGTTTACAAATGCTGATACATCGACAACTGCTGAAACTACCAAGACAGTTCTTGTAAAGACTTATGCAGCAATTGATGGTGGTGTAAGAATTTATGTCGATGAAAACGGCGTAGAAAAGACATATGATTCAACGAGATATACAACATCTGATTTCAGCAAGAATACATTCTATAAGCTGACATTTGATGCTAACAATAAAGTAATTGGTAAAGCAGTAGCAACAGCAGTATCGGGTGTAACAGTAAGTGACATAGATACGACAAATTATAAAGTGGCATTCTCAAATGGTCAGAAGCTCCTTATGGACAACAATGTAATGATTTATCAGAAGAACAGCGATGGTACTTATAGCGTTAAAGGACTAGGAGATGTGACTAAAGACGCAACAGTAGATTACTATCTGAATGATAATGGTAAGGTATGTGTAATAGTATTACATTAA
- a CDS encoding CTP synthase, which yields MNGAKYIFVTGGVVSSLGKGITAASLGRLLKNRGLSVAIQKFDPYINVDPGTMSPYQHGEVFVTDDGAETDLDLGHYERFIDVNLTKNSNVTTGKVYWSVITKERKGDYLGATVQVIPHITNEIIERIHRVAKERQVDVVITEIGGTVGDIESQPFLEAIRQVGLEEGEDNVLYIHVTLVPHLGKVGELKTKPTQHSVKELRGIGIQPDIIVCRTEYPMSEDIKRKIALFCNVSPKAVIQNLDADNLYEIPLMLEKEGLDDIVCSKLHLQCGEADMTEWQQMVEKIKNLKKRVRIALVGKYVGLHDAYISVVEALNHGGYANDAYVDIKWINSEEVSDSNAAQLLSDVSGILVPGGFGDRGVEGKIAAIRYARENKVPYLGLCLGMQCAVIEVARNAAGLKGANSTEFDPNTPYPVIDIMPEQKDIDELGGTMRLGLYPCKVKEGTKAYQAYQDEIIYERHRHRYEFNNQFRERLARAGLIISGLSPDERLVEMIELEDHPWFVAVQFHPEFKSRPNRPHPLFREFIAAALNR from the coding sequence ATGAACGGAGCAAAGTATATATTTGTGACAGGTGGAGTTGTTTCATCACTGGGTAAAGGGATAACGGCGGCATCGCTGGGGAGGCTTTTGAAGAACAGAGGGCTGAGCGTTGCCATACAGAAATTCGATCCTTATATAAATGTGGACCCGGGTACCATGAGCCCGTATCAGCACGGTGAGGTATTTGTGACTGACGATGGCGCTGAGACCGATTTGGACCTGGGACATTATGAGAGGTTTATAGATGTGAACCTGACCAAAAATAGTAATGTCACCACAGGTAAAGTCTACTGGTCTGTGATCACCAAGGAGCGAAAAGGGGATTATCTTGGTGCTACTGTTCAGGTCATACCCCATATAACAAACGAAATCATAGAGAGGATTCACAGGGTGGCTAAAGAACGCCAGGTAGATGTGGTGATAACAGAAATAGGGGGCACGGTAGGGGATATAGAGAGCCAGCCTTTTCTTGAGGCCATAAGGCAGGTGGGGCTGGAAGAAGGCGAAGACAACGTGCTCTACATCCACGTGACGCTGGTTCCCCATCTGGGTAAGGTAGGAGAGCTCAAGACCAAGCCCACGCAGCACAGTGTAAAAGAGCTCAGAGGTATAGGGATACAGCCTGACATCATCGTTTGCAGGACAGAATACCCTATGTCCGAGGATATAAAGCGCAAGATAGCCTTGTTCTGCAATGTGTCGCCAAAAGCCGTCATTCAAAACCTGGATGCTGATAACCTCTACGAGATACCCCTTATGCTGGAGAAAGAGGGGCTTGACGACATTGTGTGCAGCAAGCTACACCTCCAGTGCGGAGAGGCTGATATGACCGAGTGGCAGCAGATGGTAGAGAAAATAAAGAACCTGAAAAAAAGAGTCAGGATCGCACTGGTAGGCAAATACGTGGGCCTTCACGATGCGTATATATCGGTGGTGGAGGCGCTAAACCACGGCGGATATGCCAATGACGCCTATGTGGACATAAAGTGGATCAACTCCGAAGAGGTATCTGACAGCAACGCCGCACAGCTTTTAAGCGACGTATCAGGCATCCTCGTTCCGGGAGGTTTTGGCGATAGAGGCGTGGAAGGTAAAATCGCGGCTATAAGGTATGCCAGGGAGAACAAGGTGCCTTATCTGGGCCTTTGCCTGGGTATGCAGTGTGCCGTTATAGAAGTAGCCAGAAACGCCGCAGGGCTTAAAGGGGCTAACAGCACTGAGTTTGATCCTAATACGCCGTACCCTGTTATAGATATCATGCCTGAGCAAAAGGATATAGACGAGCTGGGAGGTACCATGAGGCTGGGATTGTACCCGTGCAAGGTAAAGGAAGGCACAAAAGCCTACCAGGCATATCAGGATGAGATCATATACGAAAGGCACAGGCACAGGTATGAGTTCAACAACCAGTTTAGAGAAAGGCTCGCCAGGGCGGGGCTGATCATATCCGGTCTATCTCCTGACGAGAGGCTTGTGGAGATGATAGAGCTGGAGGACCATCCTTGGTTTGTGGCCGTTCAGTTCCACCCTGAGTTTAAATCCCGGCCCAACAGACCCCATCCCCTGTTCAGGGAATTTATAGCTGCAGCGCTAAATAGATAA